Proteins encoded within one genomic window of Apis mellifera strain DH4 linkage group LG1, Amel_HAv3.1, whole genome shotgun sequence:
- the LOC727144 gene encoding tether containing UBX domain for GLUT4, producing MATNKNVIVLVPNGRRQNVAVTPNTTILQILEEVCQKHGYNVDNYDLKHFNHVLDPNAILRFTGLANNAQLEMIPCTKIRSTSTVVIGIQLENGERLMSEFMPNVTLAEILKNLNVNEDFEKVTLIYMHREISGTEALKNTTLKLLGINNGKAILRLVHRNPKNIDSVTSATLKTVNKNIDIDKKNSKNDYLLPTNSNQVSESNVSTNQEMQKIKELVVRSQNMEKKTKEIIKEQKEDKIIPSTSTGIGNQILMQSCSKRESDDLNNIEFLGERNALVFNQATIQGTFRDELPDDFYDLTVDDAKILLRDAKRYRKELEEAPLLTNVQRQSNQKKQILNQLNKYHYTIIRIQFPDQFVLQGLFQPMETVQAIKDFIKCYLSDENSDFIIFTTPPKHILDPNSHLINENLVPCAIIHYSGSSTLKSDVKQKFTDPKKVELQVAKTRKLMINQETKTINEDVNINNVTNSRSAFNTSTTNNELLNEKKNKIPKWLNSSLK from the exons ATGGCTACAAATAAAAACGTTATAGTTCTTGTACCAAATGGTCGTCGGCAAAATGTTGCGGTAACTCCAAATACTACAATATTACAA atactgGAAGAAGTTTGTCAAAAGCATGGATATAATGTGGATAATTATGATCTTAA gcATTTCAATCATGTATTAGATCCTAATGCTATATTACGTTTTACCGGATTGGCAAATAATGCACAATTAGAAATGATTCCTTGTACAAAAATACGTTCTACTTCCACTGTTGTAATAGGTATACAGTTAGAAAATGGAGAAAGATTGATGAGTGAATTTATGCCTAATGTAACATTagctgaaattttaaaaaatttaaatgtcaatgaggattttgaaaaagttacATTGATTTATATGCATCGTGag ATTTCTGGAACAgaagctttaaaaaatacaacttTAAAGTTATTAGGAATCAATAATGGTAAAGCTATATTACGGCTGGTACATAGAAAtcctaaaaatatagatagtgTTACTTCAGCAACATTAAAAACggttaataaaaacattgatattgataaaaaaaattctaaaaatgattatttattaccaACAAATTCTAATCAAGTATCAGAATCTAATGTATCTACAAATCaagaaatgcaaaaaataaaagaattagtaGTACGTTCTCAaaacatggaaaaaaaaacaaaagaaataataaaagagcaaaaagaagataaaataataccaTCAACTAGTACTGGTATTGGAAACCAAATTTTAATGCAATCGTGCAGTAAACGTGAATcagatgatttaaataatatagaattt TTAGGTGAAAGAAATGCTTTGGTATTTAATCAGGCTACAATTCAAGGAACGTTCAGAGATGAATTACCAgatgatttttatgatttaacaGTTGatgatgcaaaaatattattaagagatGCTAAACGTTATAgaaaagaattggaagaagCACCTCTTTTAACAAATGTTCAACGACAGtcaaatcaaaaaaaacaaatattaaatcaattaaacaaatatcattACACGATAATCCGTATACAATTTCCAGATCAATTTGTCCTCCAAGGTTTATTTCAACCAATGGAAACTGTACAAGCGATCAAAGactttataaaatgttatttaagtGATGAAAATAGTGATTTTATAATCT ttACTACACCACCAAAACATATTTTGGATCCTAATTCTCacttaattaatgaaaacttAGTTCCCTGTgctattattcattattctggATCATCAACTCTCAAATCGGatgtgaaacaaaaatttacagaTCCTAAAAAAGTTGAACTGCAAGTGGCTAAAACTAG aaaattaatgataaatcaagaaactaaaacaataaatgaagatgtgaatataaataatgttacaaATAGTAGATCAGCATTTAATACATCTACtactaataatgaattattaaatgaaaaaaaaaataaaattccaaagtGGTTAAATTCATcactgaaataa
- the ecd gene encoding protein SGT1 homolog ecdysoneless isoform X1 gives MLAGKNVNVATVNNDIDETMAYTKISKVKEDDVLECFLYPKICYTKPLITITEEILIQEIIKFNEEIASYIENYIWHNDNLIFRPRTKQALLLEKLVENSTIIEECNILPHIYVRLCFDEDITDEWFTVFLISKLTQTFDGLIARIIDSDGEFLLIEAANVLPPWANPETCENRVFMYNGELHIVRDKHKTLLDSLNNIWEEPYLYRAPEKVQDVLRKRINTYPGEIKKRNHKARVFLSEKAISILQQEPRLVALAIRTICHSDPFERKVCRAMRYFPPEQRIMVNIRMTKCLYAMANHCRYTGDPRTGWNIPPITCSKYKSHILGIKIACGLEMLVARAIEERRKREKTSVNDSDKLKANDDVLNAYLNRLEISGYFRNLLKGSEEYEKLVNAAKDYYLKYFNLYNSNIKNNKSDAEKVLEAWENIQTNDIELHVQDEVALSPADSDSWLNVDPVQLETFLNEKWGNVKSKKYEQESLSVKEKVQMFLNQNSDIDGVQFLEDFSVETDIIHDSEDNGKIEFDADIFDSTLRGILDLVVPGNEGEFEGSSEGSLGEDNEDKRNEMDKYMRLLDSQLQSEIEKDENSEINKNSDVVEDNLIKSIAEEAGGSGPTGNIIGESARRLLHLQLQSPTTVPPDLQS, from the exons ACATTGATGAAACCATGGCTTACacaaaaatatctaaagtTAAAGAAGATGATGTTCTTGAATGTTTTCTTTATCCAAAAATTTGCTACACAAAGCCTTTAATAACCATAACAGAGGAAATTCTTAtacaagaaattataaaattcaatgaagAAATTGCATCatacattgaaaattatatttggcataatgataatttgatttttcgtcCTAGAACAAAACAagcattattattagaaaaacttgttgaaaattctacaattatagaag aatgtaatatattacctCACATTTATGTACGCTTATGTTTTGATGAAGATATAACCGATGAATGGTTtacagtttttttaatatctaaactTACACAAACTTTTGATGGGCTGATCGCTAGAATTATAGACTCTGATggtgaatttcttttaatagaaGCTGCAAATGTTTTACCTCCATGGGCTAATCCTGAAACGTGTGAAAATcgtgtatttatgtataatggTGAATTACATATTGTTCGCGATAAACATAAAACGTTATtggattcattaaataatatttgggaGGAACCTTATCTATACAGGGCCCCTGAGAAAGTACAAGATGTATTAAGAAAGCGAATTAATACTTATCCtggtgaaattaaaaagagaaatcatAAGGCTCGAgtttttttatcagaaaaagCAATTTCAATACTTCAACAAGAACCAAGATTAGTTGCATTAGCTATTCGAACTATATGTCATTCTGATCCatttgaaagaaaa gTTTGTCGTGCCATGAGATATTTCCCTCCTGAACAACGTATTATGGTTAATATACGAATGACTAAATGTTTGTATGCAATGGCAAATCATTGTCGATATACAGGTGATCCAAGAACAGGCTGGAATATACCACCAATAACTTGTTCAAAGTACAAATCTCATATACTTGGAATTAAAATAGCATGTGGCTTAGAAATGTTAGTTGCTCGTGCAATTGAAGAAcgtagaaaaagagaaaaaacatCGGTTAATGATTCTGACAAATTAAAAGCAAATGATGATGTTTTAAATGCATATTTAAATCGTTTAGAAATTAGTGGTTACTttagaaatttgttaaaaggCAGCGAAGAATATGAAAAGCTCGTGAATGCGgctaaagattattatttgaagtattttaacttatataattctaatatcaaaaataataaaagcgaCGCTGAAAAAGTTTTAGAAGCATGGGAAAACATACAGACTAATGATATTGAATTGCATg tTCAAGATGAAGTTGCATTAAGTCCTGCAGATAGTGATAGTTGGTTAAATGTAGATCCAGTACAGttagaaacatttttaaacgaaaaatggGGAAATGTTAAAAGCAAGAAATATGAACAAGAATCATTAAGtgttaaagaaaaagtacAGATGTTCTTAAATCAAAATAGTGATATTGATGGTGTACAATTTTTAga AGATTTTTCAGTTGAAACTGATATAATACACGACTCGGaagataatggaaaaattgaattcgatgCGGATATATTTGACAGTACATTGCGAGGTATATTAGATTTAGTTGTTCCTGGAAATGAAGGAGAATTTGAAGGAAGTTCAGAAGGATCTTTAGGTGAAGACAATGAAGATAAAAGGAATgaaatggataaatatatGAGACTGTTAGATTCTCAATTGCAAtctgaaatagaaaaagatgaaaattccgagataaataaaaattctgatgTCGTAgaagataatttgataaaaagtatTGCAGAGGAAGCAGGTGGTTCGGGTCCAACTGGAAATATAATAGGTGAATCTGCTCGACGACTTCTgcatttacaattacaatcgCCCACTACAGTACCTCCTGATTtacaaagttaa
- the ecd gene encoding protein SGT1 homolog ecdysoneless, producing MLAGKNVNVATVNNEITDIDETMAYTKISKVKEDDVLECFLYPKICYTKPLITITEEILIQEIIKFNEEIASYIENYIWHNDNLIFRPRTKQALLLEKLVENSTIIEECNILPHIYVRLCFDEDITDEWFTVFLISKLTQTFDGLIARIIDSDGEFLLIEAANVLPPWANPETCENRVFMYNGELHIVRDKHKTLLDSLNNIWEEPYLYRAPEKVQDVLRKRINTYPGEIKKRNHKARVFLSEKAISILQQEPRLVALAIRTICHSDPFERKVCRAMRYFPPEQRIMVNIRMTKCLYAMANHCRYTGDPRTGWNIPPITCSKYKSHILGIKIACGLEMLVARAIEERRKREKTSVNDSDKLKANDDVLNAYLNRLEISGYFRNLLKGSEEYEKLVNAAKDYYLKYFNLYNSNIKNNKSDAEKVLEAWENIQTNDIELHVQDEVALSPADSDSWLNVDPVQLETFLNEKWGNVKSKKYEQESLSVKEKVQMFLNQNSDIDGVQFLEDFSVETDIIHDSEDNGKIEFDADIFDSTLRGILDLVVPGNEGEFEGSSEGSLGEDNEDKRNEMDKYMRLLDSQLQSEIEKDENSEINKNSDVVEDNLIKSIAEEAGGSGPTGNIIGESARRLLHLQLQSPTTVPPDLQS from the exons aAATTACAGACATTGATGAAACCATGGCTTACacaaaaatatctaaagtTAAAGAAGATGATGTTCTTGAATGTTTTCTTTATCCAAAAATTTGCTACACAAAGCCTTTAATAACCATAACAGAGGAAATTCTTAtacaagaaattataaaattcaatgaagAAATTGCATCatacattgaaaattatatttggcataatgataatttgatttttcgtcCTAGAACAAAACAagcattattattagaaaaacttgttgaaaattctacaattatagaag aatgtaatatattacctCACATTTATGTACGCTTATGTTTTGATGAAGATATAACCGATGAATGGTTtacagtttttttaatatctaaactTACACAAACTTTTGATGGGCTGATCGCTAGAATTATAGACTCTGATggtgaatttcttttaatagaaGCTGCAAATGTTTTACCTCCATGGGCTAATCCTGAAACGTGTGAAAATcgtgtatttatgtataatggTGAATTACATATTGTTCGCGATAAACATAAAACGTTATtggattcattaaataatatttgggaGGAACCTTATCTATACAGGGCCCCTGAGAAAGTACAAGATGTATTAAGAAAGCGAATTAATACTTATCCtggtgaaattaaaaagagaaatcatAAGGCTCGAgtttttttatcagaaaaagCAATTTCAATACTTCAACAAGAACCAAGATTAGTTGCATTAGCTATTCGAACTATATGTCATTCTGATCCatttgaaagaaaa gTTTGTCGTGCCATGAGATATTTCCCTCCTGAACAACGTATTATGGTTAATATACGAATGACTAAATGTTTGTATGCAATGGCAAATCATTGTCGATATACAGGTGATCCAAGAACAGGCTGGAATATACCACCAATAACTTGTTCAAAGTACAAATCTCATATACTTGGAATTAAAATAGCATGTGGCTTAGAAATGTTAGTTGCTCGTGCAATTGAAGAAcgtagaaaaagagaaaaaacatCGGTTAATGATTCTGACAAATTAAAAGCAAATGATGATGTTTTAAATGCATATTTAAATCGTTTAGAAATTAGTGGTTACTttagaaatttgttaaaaggCAGCGAAGAATATGAAAAGCTCGTGAATGCGgctaaagattattatttgaagtattttaacttatataattctaatatcaaaaataataaaagcgaCGCTGAAAAAGTTTTAGAAGCATGGGAAAACATACAGACTAATGATATTGAATTGCATg tTCAAGATGAAGTTGCATTAAGTCCTGCAGATAGTGATAGTTGGTTAAATGTAGATCCAGTACAGttagaaacatttttaaacgaaaaatggGGAAATGTTAAAAGCAAGAAATATGAACAAGAATCATTAAGtgttaaagaaaaagtacAGATGTTCTTAAATCAAAATAGTGATATTGATGGTGTACAATTTTTAga AGATTTTTCAGTTGAAACTGATATAATACACGACTCGGaagataatggaaaaattgaattcgatgCGGATATATTTGACAGTACATTGCGAGGTATATTAGATTTAGTTGTTCCTGGAAATGAAGGAGAATTTGAAGGAAGTTCAGAAGGATCTTTAGGTGAAGACAATGAAGATAAAAGGAATgaaatggataaatatatGAGACTGTTAGATTCTCAATTGCAAtctgaaatagaaaaagatgaaaattccgagataaataaaaattctgatgTCGTAgaagataatttgataaaaagtatTGCAGAGGAAGCAGGTGGTTCGGGTCCAACTGGAAATATAATAGGTGAATCTGCTCGACGACTTCTgcatttacaattacaatcgCCCACTACAGTACCTCCTGATTtacaaagttaa